The window ttgcattagctaaatgttttaaattagcACAATTGAGTTTTAAAGAGACTGCTTTTCATAATGGATGATGCAGATGGGTGATTGAACAACAAGAGCACTCTATGCAATGAGTTTGCTACCTATCAGAAGTTCAGAACTCAATGTTGATTGTTGTGTTTGAAAGGTTCTACTTCTACCAGACGCTGGTCAAAATCAAACAGAGGCAAGATATCAGAGAACTTCAGAAATATAGGTGAGAGGCCAAACGGAGTTTATCTTGCAAATCCCTGTTGAACTCAATCCCCTTACCTGTGCCTCTAAACTGCTTAGGGGGCCTATGGAGAAATTCCTGCATGGTGTCACCAAAAGTTTTGATAATTCAAGTGAGATCACTGTGTGCAGTCTCCAATGGAAATGAACCTGTGACCAGCGAGCTGCCATATTGATTTGAACATGTCCTTTTTAGTGTACATTTTCTCCCTTCATAAACCCATATTAGACATGTTTTTTCGCCCTTAATAAACCTACATCAATCACCCTAGAAGTTTACCTTTTTACAGGGTATGAATGTGCCGTTTGTTGCTGCTTATCACTTCACATAGAGATCTAGAGGGTCCCAAAGTTTTAGATTTCACCTATCATCCCACATCCCTTCGGAGCTTCTGAAGAGGGTTACCGAAAATCGACCCAAAGTCTCCTTTCTCCAGGTAAATTTCCAGGTTCCAAAACGTGAATTCATATCTCAAGCTACTCTCTCCCTTAGCATCCAGCACCACCAAAAGAAAACCCTTTAGAAAAGAACAAAGAGATGTGAACAAAAGACAGGTTCCATTAACTTTCATAAAGAGTTTTACACGCTACTCAACATGATACACCCTTAAAAACCTACAGAATCTCCAGATAAAGATTTCCACACCTACCCTAATTTCTAAAAAGTGACAAAATCCACAAATTGACCCGGAGAGGGCAACAACTCAAGCCCTCTCGCCTCTGATCCTCCTCGCTAGCTGAATATCTTTGGGCATGATGGTGACCCTCTTGGCGTGAATCGCGCAGAGATTGGTGTCCTCGAACAGCCCCACCAAGTAGGCCTCGGCAGCCTCCTGCAATGCCGCCACGGCGCTGCTCTGGAACCTGAGATCGGTCTTGAAGTCCTGGGCGATCTCACGCACCAGCCTCTGGAAAGGAAGCTTCCGGATCAACAGCTCCGTGCTCTTCTGGTACTTCCTGATCTCCCTCAGCGCCACCGTTCCAGGCCTGAAGCGGTGAGGCTTCTTGACTCCTCCAGTGGCAGGAGCCGACTTCCTGGCGGCCTTCGTGGCCAGCTGCTTCCTAGGGGCTTTGCCTCCTGTGGACTTCCGAGCAGTCTGCTTGGTTCTGGCCATTTCTGAAGGAGAGTTTCTAGAGAGAATCTTAGGGTTTTGTACGAGTGACAGAGGGCGATGTGAGACGGGGGGAAGAAGAGATGGCCTTATATAAAGCGACGAGGAGACGGCAATCGAGGGAAATTCGAAATTTGGAGGAAAGGAATGTGGCGCCTGTGAATTTGGGGACGTCGATCTGAGTTTCAACGAACGGTCCAGATCTAATTATTTTGGGAGCACACGGATCGCGATCCATGGCTGcagacttttaaaatttaaagaccTGAAACATGAATAAATTGCATTTTAGCCCTTGGGGGTTCTTCTAGGAAactcacaatttttaaaaatagaaaattgtagAAACTTATGTataaaatgtaataatttttatataaaacgtatagatttatattatatgtttaaaaattatttttaaaatttaaaataataaaatttgtttaaaaattatttttaaattttgaaataataaaatttttcaaaatcttaatttttttcaactatttttaaaaataattatttttttaagttaatttttaatattattttgctttttaaaaaaataaataaaggtggATCCAACTTACACGGTTACACCTAATATTTTGGATACACTTTTTCGTatgccttcatttttttttcttttaaaaacagaaaaaatagTAAGTATtgt is drawn from Vitis riparia cultivar Riparia Gloire de Montpellier isolate 1030 chromosome 18, EGFV_Vit.rip_1.0, whole genome shotgun sequence and contains these coding sequences:
- the LOC117907386 gene encoding histone H3.2, whose translation is MARTKQTARKSTGGKAPRKQLATKAARKSAPATGGVKKPHRFRPGTVALREIRKYQKSTELLIRKLPFQRLVREIAQDFKTDLRFQSSAVAALQEAAEAYLVGLFEDTNLCAIHAKRVTIMPKDIQLARRIRGERA